A window of the Candidatus Sulfotelmatobacter sp. genome harbors these coding sequences:
- a CDS encoding competence/damage-inducible protein A yields the protein MASAEIVTIGTEILLGHLIDTNSAQVASALADHGVDVYAKHSVGDNAERLEAMLRGVLDRADGAITTGGLGPTVDDLTKEAVARVVGRPLVLHEPSLRAIERIFERFGRTMAENNRRQAYLPEGSIVFDNPHGTAPGFAALRADGKFVACMPGVPREMRPMLAEKLIPWLVERYGLREAIYTRTLHTVGIGESDLDRKVEDLFRTLENPKIAMLAHGFRVDVKVMAKAAGRAEADAMIAPVLAELRARVGSFSYGEDDVTLPGAIVAKLVARGWTLGTAESCTGGAVADAIVTVAGASAAFRGGIVAYANDVKTALLDVPVTTLASVGAVSEETAAAMARGARARLGVDVALATTGIAGPDGGTAEKPVGLVWFALALPDGSVETRRVTFPGTRSDIRERATIAALGLLWRRLADAADGSPPTNVALGHRAG from the coding sequence GTGGCGTCCGCGGAGATCGTGACGATCGGGACCGAGATTTTGCTCGGGCACCTGATCGATACCAACAGCGCACAGGTGGCGAGCGCGCTCGCCGATCACGGCGTCGACGTCTACGCCAAGCATTCCGTCGGTGACAACGCGGAGCGCTTGGAGGCGATGCTGCGCGGCGTGCTCGACCGCGCCGACGGCGCGATCACGACCGGCGGTTTGGGCCCAACCGTCGACGACCTCACCAAAGAAGCGGTGGCGCGCGTCGTCGGCCGGCCGCTGGTGCTGCACGAACCCTCGCTGCGCGCGATCGAGCGGATCTTCGAGCGCTTCGGCCGCACCATGGCCGAGAACAATCGCCGCCAAGCGTATCTGCCCGAAGGGAGCATCGTGTTCGACAACCCGCACGGCACGGCGCCGGGCTTCGCGGCGCTGCGCGCCGACGGGAAGTTCGTCGCGTGCATGCCGGGCGTGCCGCGCGAGATGCGGCCGATGCTGGCGGAGAAGCTGATTCCCTGGCTGGTCGAGCGGTACGGATTGCGCGAGGCGATCTACACGCGCACGTTGCACACGGTCGGCATCGGCGAGTCGGACCTGGACCGCAAGGTCGAAGACCTGTTCCGCACGCTCGAGAACCCGAAGATCGCGATGCTGGCGCACGGTTTTCGCGTCGACGTCAAGGTGATGGCGAAGGCCGCCGGCCGCGCCGAGGCCGACGCGATGATCGCGCCGGTGCTGGCCGAGCTGCGCGCGCGCGTCGGGAGCTTCTCGTACGGCGAGGACGACGTCACGCTGCCCGGCGCGATCGTCGCCAAGCTCGTCGCGCGCGGTTGGACGCTCGGCACGGCGGAGTCGTGCACGGGCGGCGCGGTCGCCGACGCGATCGTCACCGTGGCGGGCGCGTCGGCCGCGTTTCGCGGCGGAATCGTCGCGTACGCGAACGACGTGAAGACCGCGCTGCTCGACGTCCCGGTCACGACGCTCGCAAGCGTCGGCGCGGTCAGCGAGGAGACGGCGGCTGCAATGGCTCGCGGTGCGCGCGCGCGGCTCGGCGTCGACGTCGCGCTCGCGACGACCGGAATCGCCGGTCCCGACGGTGGGACGGCCGAGAAGCCGGTCGGTTTGGTGTGGTTCGCGCTCGCGCTGCCGGACGGGTCGGTCGAGACGCGACGGGTGACCTTCCCGGGGACGCGTTCGGACATTCGCGAGCGTGCAACCATCGCCGCGCTCGGATTGCTCTGGCGGCGGCTCGCGGACGCAGCCGACGGCTCGCCGCCCACGAACGTCGCGCTCGGCCACCGTGCCGGCTGA
- a CDS encoding NAD(P)-dependent oxidoreductase, protein MSELAHSPADADDPLPPRGFYSVSLNLVGRPCVVIGPSDDREASEKVAALEDVGAVVRWITDPASLRDEDVSDAFFVISTPQDAALSARLRALADAHRFLLCTIDQPRYGFVAMQAIVRAGPVKIGISTGGVAPRVGKILKAALERVLDAKFVRFVEAIAAKKRQNRRELADDALARRAAMILAADGFALDATVTYPAWFEDDERAAGREAGA, encoded by the coding sequence ATGTCCGAGCTCGCGCACTCGCCGGCCGACGCGGACGATCCCCTCCCGCCGCGCGGGTTCTATTCGGTCAGCCTCAATCTGGTCGGCCGACCGTGCGTGGTGATCGGGCCCAGCGACGACCGCGAGGCGAGCGAAAAAGTCGCCGCGCTGGAAGACGTCGGCGCGGTCGTGCGCTGGATCACCGACCCCGCCTCGCTGCGCGACGAGGACGTCAGCGACGCGTTCTTCGTCATCTCCACGCCGCAGGACGCGGCGCTCTCGGCGCGCTTGCGCGCGCTGGCCGACGCGCACCGGTTTCTGCTGTGCACGATCGATCAGCCGCGCTACGGCTTCGTCGCGATGCAGGCGATCGTGCGCGCCGGGCCGGTGAAGATCGGCATCTCGACCGGCGGCGTCGCGCCGCGCGTCGGCAAGATCCTCAAAGCCGCGCTCGAGCGCGTGCTCGACGCGAAGTTCGTCCGCTTCGTCGAGGCGATCGCGGCGAAGAAGCGGCAGAACCGGCGCGAGCTGGCGGATGACGCCCTCGCCCGGCGCGCCGCGATGATCCTGGCCGCCGACGGTTTCGCGCTCGACGCCACGGTGACGTACCCCGCCTGGTTCGAGGACGACGAACGCGCCGCCGGCCGTGAGGCGGGCGCGTAG